A window of Streptomyces sp. DG1A-41 contains these coding sequences:
- a CDS encoding EboA domain-containing protein has translation MTHPRTTPSARTHGPQDGQARENTAPRDAQVPEDANPLTTTNTHSAHTAQPTPDTALASSPADLRRHLTTHLGPAARTWLEHALDEAAAHPGTHGPISAWELRLAEAGRRCGAAYADAARFLILDAARAGTDALTRVYRQGTADERRAVLRALPHLVSGPGALPLVEDALRTNDTRLLAAAVGPYAARHLAPHDWRHAVLKCLFTGVPVDHVADLPRRAHGDGELARMLGDYAAERTAAGRTVPEDLYRVLALTESVTPAPGTDHPHGKES, from the coding sequence ATGACCCACCCCCGCACCACACCGTCGGCGAGAACCCACGGCCCCCAGGACGGCCAGGCCCGCGAGAACACCGCCCCACGGGACGCCCAGGTCCCCGAGGACGCCAACCCCCTGACGACCACGAACACCCACAGCGCCCACACCGCCCAACCAACCCCCGACACCGCACTCGCCTCCTCGCCGGCCGACCTCCGCCGCCACCTCACCACCCACCTCGGCCCCGCCGCCCGCACCTGGCTCGAGCACGCCCTCGACGAGGCCGCCGCCCACCCCGGCACCCACGGACCCATCTCCGCATGGGAACTGCGCCTCGCCGAGGCCGGCCGTCGCTGCGGTGCCGCGTACGCCGACGCCGCACGCTTCCTCATCCTCGACGCGGCCCGTGCCGGGACCGACGCCCTGACCCGGGTGTACCGGCAGGGCACCGCCGACGAGCGCCGCGCCGTCCTGCGCGCCCTGCCCCACCTCGTGTCCGGCCCCGGCGCCCTCCCGCTCGTCGAGGACGCCCTGCGCACCAACGACACCCGGCTCCTCGCCGCCGCCGTCGGCCCGTACGCCGCGCGGCACCTGGCCCCCCACGACTGGCGCCACGCCGTACTGAAGTGCCTGTTCACCGGCGTCCCCGTCGACCACGTGGCGGACCTGCCCCGGCGTGCCCATGGCGACGGCGAACTCGCCCGCATGCTGGGCGACTACGCCGCCGAACGCACCGCCGCCGGCCGCACCGTCCCCGAGGACCTGTACCGCGTCCTGGCCCTGACCGAGTCCGTGACGCCGGCCCCCGGCACGGACCACCCCCACGGCAAGGAGTCCTGA
- a CDS encoding TatD family hydrolase, whose translation MRIFDPHIHMTSRTTDDYEAMHAAGVRAVVEPSFWLGQPRTSPASFLDYFDSLLGWEPFRAAQYGIAHHCTLALNPKEANDPRCVPVLDALPRYLVKDNVVAVGEIGYDSMTPAEDTALAAQLQLAADHGLPALVHTPHRDKLAGLRRTLDVVRESALPPERVLVDHLNETTVKEAKDSGCWLGFSVYPDTKMDEERMIAILRAYGTEQVLVNSAADWGKSDPLKTRKVGDLMLAEGFGEDDVDQVLWRNPVAFYGLSGRLNLDITGTEATHEGNSILRGVPKDPHEPDFGPTDGYEPVHVPGAGA comes from the coding sequence ATGCGCATCTTCGACCCCCACATCCACATGACGTCCCGGACCACGGACGACTACGAGGCGATGCATGCCGCCGGAGTCCGCGCCGTCGTCGAGCCTTCCTTCTGGCTCGGCCAGCCCCGCACCTCGCCCGCCTCCTTCCTCGACTACTTCGACTCCCTCCTCGGCTGGGAGCCGTTCCGCGCCGCCCAGTACGGCATCGCCCACCACTGCACGCTGGCGCTCAACCCCAAGGAGGCGAACGACCCACGCTGTGTGCCCGTCCTCGACGCACTGCCCCGGTATCTCGTCAAGGACAACGTCGTGGCCGTCGGCGAGATCGGCTACGACTCCATGACCCCCGCCGAGGACACCGCCCTCGCCGCCCAGCTCCAGCTCGCCGCCGACCACGGCCTGCCCGCCCTCGTGCACACCCCGCACCGCGACAAGCTCGCCGGGCTGCGCCGTACCCTCGACGTGGTCCGGGAGTCCGCACTGCCCCCGGAACGCGTCCTGGTCGACCACCTCAACGAGACCACCGTCAAGGAGGCCAAGGACAGCGGCTGCTGGCTGGGCTTCTCCGTCTATCCGGACACCAAGATGGACGAGGAGCGGATGATCGCGATCCTGCGCGCCTACGGCACCGAGCAGGTCCTGGTCAACTCCGCCGCCGACTGGGGAAAGAGCGACCCCCTGAAGACCCGCAAGGTCGGCGACCTGATGCTGGCCGAGGGCTTCGGCGAGGACGACGTCGACCAGGTGCTGTGGCGCAACCCCGTCGCCTTCTACGGGCTCAGCGGACGCCTGAACCTCGACATCACCGGCACGGAGGCCACCCACGAGGGCAACTCCATCCTCCGCGGCGTCCCGAAGGACCCGCACGAGCCGGATTTCGGCCCGACAGACGGCTACGAGCCGGTCCACGTCCCCGGCGCGGGGGCGTGA
- the eboE gene encoding metabolite traffic protein EboE: MRFRHPDGSTVHLAYCTNVHPAETLDGVLAQLRDHCEPVRRRLGRDRLGIGLWLAKDAAHALDTDPSALRGLRTELDRRGLEVVTLNGFPYEGFGAEEVKYRVYKPDWADPERLDHTTALARVLAGLLPDDVGDGTISTLPLAWRTAYDDNRAQTARTALLTLAERLDAIEELTGRSLRVGLEPEPGCVVETTRDAIAPLTAIAHDRIGICVDTCHLATSFEDPHTALDALTEARVPVVKSQLSAALHAEHPHLPEVREALAAFAEPRFLHQTRTATAAGLRATDDLDEAIAGHALPDGAPWRAHFHVPLHAAPAAPLTSTLPVLKTALTRLVGGPAPLTRHLEVETYTWQALPPELRPRGRSQLAEGIAAELALARDLLTDLGLKELP, encoded by the coding sequence ATGCGCTTCCGCCACCCCGACGGCTCCACCGTCCACCTCGCCTACTGCACCAACGTCCACCCCGCCGAAACCCTCGACGGCGTCCTCGCCCAGCTCCGCGACCACTGCGAACCCGTCCGCCGCCGCCTGGGACGCGACCGGCTCGGCATCGGGCTGTGGCTCGCCAAGGACGCCGCCCACGCCCTCGACACCGACCCGTCCGCACTGCGCGGCCTGCGCACCGAACTCGACAGGCGCGGCCTCGAGGTCGTCACCCTCAACGGCTTCCCGTACGAGGGCTTCGGCGCCGAGGAGGTCAAGTACCGCGTGTACAAGCCGGACTGGGCCGACCCGGAACGCCTCGACCACACCACCGCCCTGGCCCGCGTCCTCGCCGGGCTCCTCCCCGACGACGTCGGCGACGGCACCATCTCCACGCTGCCCCTCGCCTGGCGAACCGCGTACGACGACAACCGCGCGCAGACCGCCCGCACCGCCCTGCTCACGCTCGCCGAACGCCTCGACGCCATCGAGGAGCTGACCGGCCGCTCCCTCCGCGTCGGGCTGGAACCAGAACCCGGCTGCGTCGTCGAGACCACCCGCGACGCCATCGCCCCGCTCACCGCGATCGCCCACGACCGCATCGGCATCTGTGTCGACACCTGCCACCTCGCCACCTCCTTCGAAGACCCGCACACCGCCCTGGACGCCCTCACCGAGGCCCGCGTCCCCGTCGTCAAATCCCAGCTCTCCGCCGCCCTGCACGCCGAACACCCCCATCTGCCCGAGGTCCGCGAGGCCCTCGCCGCCTTCGCCGAACCCCGCTTCCTTCACCAGACCCGTACGGCCACCGCGGCCGGCCTGCGCGCCACCGACGACCTCGACGAGGCCATCGCGGGCCACGCCCTGCCCGACGGCGCACCCTGGCGCGCCCACTTCCACGTCCCCCTGCACGCAGCCCCTGCCGCGCCCCTCACCTCCACACTCCCGGTCCTGAAGACCGCACTCACCCGGCTCGTCGGCGGCCCGGCCCCGCTCACCCGCCACCTGGAGGTCGAGACCTACACCTGGCAGGCCCTCCCGCCCGAGCTGCGCCCCCGCGGCCGCAGCCAGCTCGCCGAAGGCATCGCCGCCGAACTCGCCCTTGCCCGCGACCTGTTGACGGACCTCGGACTGAAGGAGCTGCCATGA
- a CDS encoding nucleotide pyrophosphatase/phosphodiesterase family protein, which translates to MSTHPSAPGAAPARTGHPTPLLVLDVVGLTPRLLDHMPHLKALGQSGSRAPLGTVLPAVTCAAQSTFLTGTMPSEHGIVGNGWYFRELGDVLLWRQHNGLVAGDKLWDAARRAHPGYTVANICWWYAMGADTDITVTPRPVYYADGRKEPDCYTRPAALHDELTEKLGTFPLFHFWGPGADLVSSRWIIDATRHIIRTRHPDLTLCYLPHLDYDLQRFGPDDPRSLKAATDLDAAMAPLLDDARAEGRTVVALSEYGITRVNRPVDINRALRRAGLLEVHTQDGMEYLDPMASRAFAVADHQVAHVYVRRPEDLDVTRAALDGLPGIGQLLDDEGKKAHHLDHPRAGELVAVAEPDAWFTYYYWLDDARAPDFAQLVEIHRKPGYDPVELFMDPLDPYVKVKAATALARKKLGMRYRMAVVPLDPSPIRGSHGRLPASDDDGPLLICSTPRAVGDRVAATDVKSLLLRLAGLV; encoded by the coding sequence ATGAGCACCCACCCGTCCGCCCCGGGCGCAGCCCCGGCCCGGACAGGCCACCCCACACCGCTCCTTGTCCTCGACGTCGTCGGCCTCACCCCCCGTCTCCTCGACCACATGCCCCACCTCAAGGCGCTCGGCCAGTCCGGCTCCCGCGCCCCGCTGGGTACCGTGCTTCCCGCCGTCACCTGCGCCGCCCAGTCCACGTTCCTCACCGGCACCATGCCCTCGGAGCACGGCATCGTCGGCAACGGCTGGTACTTCCGCGAACTCGGCGACGTCCTCCTGTGGCGCCAGCACAACGGCCTCGTGGCCGGTGACAAACTCTGGGACGCCGCCCGCCGCGCCCACCCCGGCTACACCGTCGCGAACATCTGCTGGTGGTACGCCATGGGCGCCGACACCGACATCACCGTCACCCCCCGTCCGGTCTACTACGCCGACGGCCGCAAGGAACCCGACTGCTACACCCGGCCGGCCGCACTGCACGACGAACTCACGGAAAAACTCGGCACGTTCCCCCTCTTCCACTTCTGGGGCCCCGGAGCGGACCTCGTCTCCAGCCGGTGGATCATCGACGCGACCCGCCACATCATCCGCACCCGGCACCCCGACCTGACGCTCTGCTACCTCCCTCACCTCGACTACGATCTCCAGCGCTTCGGCCCCGACGACCCGCGCTCCCTGAAGGCCGCCACCGACCTGGACGCCGCCATGGCACCGCTCCTGGACGACGCCCGCGCCGAAGGCCGCACGGTCGTCGCGCTGTCCGAGTACGGCATCACCCGCGTGAACCGGCCCGTCGACATCAACCGCGCCCTGCGCCGCGCCGGCCTGCTGGAGGTGCACACCCAGGACGGCATGGAGTACCTCGACCCGATGGCGTCCCGTGCCTTCGCGGTCGCCGACCACCAGGTCGCCCATGTCTACGTGCGCCGCCCCGAGGACCTCGACGTCACCCGGGCCGCTCTCGACGGGCTGCCCGGCATCGGCCAACTCCTCGACGACGAGGGAAAGAAGGCCCACCACCTCGACCATCCGCGCGCCGGCGAACTCGTCGCCGTGGCGGAACCCGATGCCTGGTTCACGTACTACTACTGGCTCGACGACGCCCGCGCGCCCGACTTCGCACAGCTCGTCGAGATCCACCGCAAACCCGGCTACGACCCGGTCGAGCTCTTCATGGATCCCCTCGACCCCTATGTCAAGGTCAAGGCGGCCACCGCGCTGGCGCGCAAGAAACTCGGCATGCGCTACCGCATGGCGGTCGTGCCCCTGGACCCCTCACCTATTCGCGGCAGCCACGGCCGCCTCCCGGCGAGCGACGACGACGGTCCGCTCCTCATCTGCTCCACCCCCCGCGCTGTCGGCGACCGCGTCGCGGCCACCGATGTGAAGTCACTGCTGCTCCGACTCGCCGGTCTCGTCTGA
- a CDS encoding sugar phosphate isomerase/epimerase, which produces MSRFSQPDPELTHRLSRRGMLGVATGATAAALLGAAAPATAATGTASGAKGRGRPVLPPGRLGIQLYSLRDKVSTLGFGPVFAELERYGYDEIEFAGDGQGSAGPITLAQLKRLARNHGLNPIGSHVGYYSSDPNAYTFAQNLTKVLDDAQALGLKHIGTAAGPFRYGSTVDAWKRAAEDFNTYGAAAKARGMKFYQHNHSEEFSFATDNPKVRLYDVLLEETDPHLVHLEMDIYWAYVGQFRFSKRPDGTPAPFEPLDYVLRQPDRYPLFHVKDGESDPSNPYGYRMTDVGDGDIDYQRFISAVTRLRGHRMAHHWQAEHDNPAESFTFARRSSAHLHSLREKC; this is translated from the coding sequence ATGAGCCGCTTCTCCCAGCCCGACCCCGAGCTCACCCACCGCCTCAGCAGACGAGGCATGCTCGGAGTGGCCACAGGCGCCACCGCTGCCGCCCTGCTCGGTGCCGCCGCCCCCGCGACCGCCGCCACCGGCACGGCCTCCGGCGCCAAGGGCCGCGGCCGACCCGTCCTGCCGCCCGGTCGCCTCGGCATCCAGCTCTACAGCCTCCGCGACAAGGTCTCCACCCTCGGCTTCGGCCCCGTCTTCGCCGAACTGGAGAGGTACGGCTACGACGAGATCGAGTTCGCCGGCGACGGCCAGGGCTCGGCCGGCCCCATCACCCTCGCCCAGCTCAAGCGGCTGGCCCGCAACCACGGCCTGAACCCCATCGGCAGCCACGTCGGCTACTACTCCAGCGACCCGAACGCCTACACCTTCGCCCAGAACCTCACCAAGGTCCTCGACGACGCCCAGGCACTCGGCCTGAAGCACATCGGCACGGCCGCCGGCCCGTTCCGCTACGGCTCGACCGTCGACGCCTGGAAGCGCGCCGCCGAGGACTTCAACACCTACGGCGCGGCGGCGAAGGCCCGGGGCATGAAGTTCTACCAGCACAACCACTCCGAGGAGTTCTCCTTCGCCACCGACAACCCCAAGGTCCGCCTCTACGACGTCCTGCTCGAGGAGACCGACCCGCACCTCGTCCACCTGGAGATGGACATCTACTGGGCGTACGTCGGCCAGTTCCGCTTCTCCAAGCGGCCCGACGGCACGCCCGCGCCGTTCGAGCCGCTGGACTACGTCCTCCGGCAGCCCGACCGCTACCCGCTGTTCCACGTCAAGGACGGCGAGAGCGACCCGTCGAACCCGTACGGCTACCGCATGACCGACGTCGGCGACGGAGACATCGACTACCAGCGGTTCATCTCCGCCGTGACCCGGCTGCGCGGTCACCGCATGGCCCACCACTGGCAGGCCGAGCACGACAACCCGGCCGAATCCTTCACGTTCGCGCGCCGCTCCAGCGCGCACCTGCACTCCCTGAGGGAGAAGTGCTGA
- a CDS encoding OFA family MFS transporter: MTTTDLPTTVPYREVTDANGRVYRLGETDIDIMGRKRKWMVILPWVGMMGISSAEYAFASAEDTLHTAHQWSSGHIFWMLGVWVFFQAAVAFPAGKLRESGKLPARWAMMLGAVGTLLGYLSLAFAPHVIVAYIGFGMFSGMGAGMVYATCVNMVAKWYPERKGGKTGFVNGGFAYGSVPFVFLFTGYMDLTNFRWVLVCVGVFLAAVVAVSGYFFRDPPKNWWPADVDPLKKPDDARARRALEKNPPAVHQYTPMEAWRTGRVALMWFCLLCTSGVNIFGIAFQVPFGDEAGFAGGIVATAMSLKAIVNGTGRGVIGWLSDRYGRKQCLIFVCIVLGLSQYGILFSGNIGNLPLFLLFSSISGFGGGAIFPMFAAMTADYFGENNNASNYGLVYSSKLVSGLLGSGMGAVVVAAWDYAGAFVLAGSISLLAGFVALFLHPPGRPRAKRITPNPRPLGEETA; encoded by the coding sequence ATGACAACGACCGATCTGCCCACCACGGTTCCTTACCGAGAGGTCACGGACGCGAACGGACGCGTCTACCGCCTCGGTGAGACCGACATCGACATCATGGGCCGCAAACGCAAGTGGATGGTCATCCTGCCGTGGGTCGGCATGATGGGCATCAGCTCGGCGGAGTACGCCTTCGCGTCCGCCGAGGACACGCTGCACACAGCACACCAGTGGAGCAGCGGGCACATCTTCTGGATGCTGGGCGTCTGGGTCTTCTTCCAGGCCGCGGTTGCCTTCCCCGCCGGGAAGCTGCGTGAGAGCGGGAAACTCCCGGCTCGCTGGGCGATGATGCTCGGTGCCGTCGGCACGCTGCTGGGGTATCTCTCGCTCGCCTTCGCACCACATGTGATCGTCGCCTACATCGGCTTCGGCATGTTCAGCGGCATGGGCGCGGGCATGGTCTACGCGACCTGCGTCAACATGGTCGCCAAGTGGTATCCGGAGCGCAAGGGCGGCAAGACGGGCTTCGTGAACGGCGGTTTCGCCTATGGGTCCGTGCCGTTCGTGTTCCTCTTCACCGGCTACATGGACCTCACCAACTTCCGCTGGGTGCTGGTCTGCGTAGGCGTCTTCCTGGCGGCCGTGGTGGCGGTCTCGGGCTACTTCTTCCGCGACCCGCCGAAGAACTGGTGGCCGGCCGACGTCGACCCGCTGAAGAAGCCCGACGACGCACGGGCCCGGCGCGCGCTGGAGAAGAACCCGCCGGCCGTGCACCAGTACACCCCCATGGAGGCATGGCGGACCGGCCGTGTGGCCCTCATGTGGTTCTGTCTGCTGTGCACCTCCGGCGTGAACATCTTCGGTATCGCCTTCCAGGTCCCCTTCGGTGACGAGGCGGGCTTCGCGGGCGGCATCGTCGCCACCGCGATGTCCCTGAAGGCGATCGTCAACGGCACGGGCCGGGGTGTCATCGGCTGGCTCTCCGACCGCTACGGCCGCAAGCAGTGCCTGATCTTCGTCTGCATCGTCCTCGGACTGTCGCAGTACGGCATCCTGTTCTCCGGGAACATCGGCAACCTGCCGCTGTTCCTGCTGTTCTCGTCCATCTCGGGCTTCGGTGGCGGCGCCATCTTCCCGATGTTCGCGGCGATGACCGCCGACTACTTCGGTGAGAACAACAACGCCTCCAACTACGGCCTCGTGTACTCGTCGAAGCTGGTCTCCGGGCTTCTCGGGTCCGGAATGGGAGCCGTGGTGGTGGCCGCCTGGGACTACGCCGGCGCGTTCGTCCTGGCCGGTTCGATCTCCCTGCTGGCCGGGTTCGTCGCCCTGTTCCTGCACCCGCCGGGCCGCCCCCGGGCCAAGCGCATCACTCCCAATCCGCGACCGCTCGGCGAGGAGACGGCGTGA
- a CDS encoding acetate--CoA ligase family protein, which yields MAEDRVLRVRGLLDSVRAEGRTALTAPEGKVIADAYGIAVPGEELATDVEEAVAFAARFGGPVVMKIVSPDILHKTDAGGVIVGVEGAADVRAAFHTIIDNARAYDPKARISGVQVQELVPKGQEVIVGAVTDPTFGKVVAFGLGGVLVEVLKDVTFRLAPVDADEALSMLDSIRSAEILRGVRGQAGVDRWAVAEQIRRVSELVADFPEIAEVDLNPVIATAEGAVAADIRVILAESQPAPRRKYSRDEILTSMRRLMQPRSVAVIGASNEQGKIGNSVMRNLVDGGFAGDIHPVNPKADDIVGRKAYKSVTDVPGEVDVAVFAIPAKFVASALEEAGRKGIPNAVLIPSGFAETGEHELQAEIVAIAERHGVRLLGPNIYGYYSTWHDLCATFCTPYDVKGGVALTSQSGGIGMAILGFARTTRTGVSAIVGLGNKSDLDEDDLLTWFGEDPHTECIAMHLEDLKDGRAFVEAARATVPKKPVVVLKAGRTAAGAKAAGSHTGALAGDDAVYDDILKQAGVIRAPGLNDMLEYARALPVLPAPKGDNVVIITGAGGSGVLLSDAVTDNGLSLMEIPPDLDEAFRKFIPPFGAAGNPVDITGGEPPSTYEATIRLGLEDPRIHALVLGYWHTIVTPPMVFAELTARVVAEFRERGIEKPVVASLAGDVEVEEACQYLFERGVVAYPYTTEKPVAVLGAKYRWAREAGLLGGGT from the coding sequence ATGGCCGAAGACCGGGTCCTGCGGGTGCGCGGCCTCCTCGACTCCGTGCGGGCCGAGGGGCGGACCGCGCTGACCGCGCCCGAGGGCAAGGTGATCGCCGACGCATACGGGATCGCCGTACCCGGCGAGGAGCTGGCGACGGACGTCGAGGAGGCCGTGGCGTTCGCGGCGCGCTTCGGCGGGCCCGTCGTGATGAAGATCGTCTCGCCGGACATCCTGCACAAGACCGACGCCGGCGGGGTGATCGTCGGCGTCGAGGGCGCGGCGGACGTACGGGCGGCGTTCCACACCATCATCGACAACGCGCGTGCCTACGACCCGAAGGCCCGCATCTCCGGCGTGCAGGTGCAGGAGCTGGTGCCCAAGGGGCAGGAGGTCATCGTCGGGGCGGTCACGGACCCGACGTTCGGGAAGGTGGTCGCGTTCGGGCTCGGCGGGGTGCTGGTCGAGGTGCTGAAGGACGTCACCTTCCGGCTCGCTCCGGTGGACGCCGACGAGGCGCTGTCCATGCTGGACTCGATCCGGTCTGCGGAGATCCTGCGCGGGGTGCGCGGCCAGGCGGGCGTGGACCGGTGGGCCGTCGCCGAACAGATCCGCCGGGTGTCGGAACTCGTCGCTGACTTCCCGGAGATCGCGGAGGTCGACCTCAACCCGGTGATCGCCACCGCGGAGGGGGCGGTGGCGGCCGACATCCGGGTCATCCTCGCCGAGTCGCAACCCGCGCCGCGCCGGAAGTACTCGAGGGACGAGATCCTCACGTCGATGCGCCGTCTGATGCAGCCGCGTTCGGTCGCCGTCATCGGTGCCTCCAACGAGCAGGGCAAGATCGGCAATTCCGTGATGCGCAACCTCGTCGACGGAGGTTTCGCGGGCGACATCCACCCGGTGAACCCCAAGGCCGATGACATCGTGGGCCGCAAGGCGTACAAGAGTGTCACCGACGTTCCCGGTGAGGTGGATGTGGCGGTCTTCGCGATCCCCGCCAAGTTCGTGGCCTCGGCCCTGGAGGAGGCGGGGCGCAAGGGCATCCCGAACGCCGTACTGATCCCCTCCGGGTTCGCGGAGACCGGTGAGCACGAACTCCAGGCGGAGATCGTGGCGATCGCCGAGCGGCACGGCGTCCGGCTGCTGGGGCCGAACATCTACGGCTACTACTCGACCTGGCATGACCTGTGTGCCACGTTCTGCACGCCGTACGACGTCAAGGGCGGGGTGGCGCTGACCTCGCAGTCGGGCGGCATCGGGATGGCCATCCTGGGCTTCGCCCGCACCACCAGGACGGGCGTGTCGGCGATCGTCGGGCTCGGCAACAAGTCGGACCTGGACGAGGACGACCTGCTGACCTGGTTCGGGGAGGACCCGCACACCGAGTGCATCGCGATGCACCTGGAGGACCTCAAGGACGGACGCGCCTTCGTGGAGGCCGCGCGGGCGACCGTGCCGAAGAAGCCCGTGGTCGTCCTGAAGGCGGGGCGTACGGCGGCGGGCGCGAAGGCGGCCGGTTCACACACCGGCGCCCTGGCGGGCGACGACGCCGTGTACGACGACATCCTCAAGCAGGCCGGGGTGATCCGGGCGCCGGGGCTGAACGACATGCTGGAGTACGCGCGCGCGTTGCCCGTGCTGCCCGCCCCCAAGGGCGACAACGTCGTGATCATCACGGGGGCCGGCGGCAGCGGTGTGCTGCTCTCGGACGCGGTGACGGACAACGGCCTGTCGCTGATGGAGATCCCGCCGGACCTGGACGAGGCGTTCCGGAAGTTCATCCCGCCCTTCGGGGCCGCGGGCAACCCGGTGGACATCACCGGGGGTGAGCCGCCGTCGACGTACGAGGCGACGATCCGGCTGGGGCTGGAGGATCCGCGCATCCACGCGCTCGTCCTCGGCTACTGGCACACCATCGTCACCCCTCCCATGGTCTTCGCGGAGCTCACCGCGCGCGTGGTGGCCGAGTTCCGGGAGCGCGGGATCGAGAAGCCGGTCGTGGCGTCACTCGCGGGCGACGTGGAGGTCGAGGAGGCCTGTCAGTACCTCTTCGAGCGCGGTGTCGTGGCGTACCCGTACACGACCGAGAAGCCGGTGGCCGTGCTCGGCGCGAAGTACCGCTGGGCGCGGGAGGCCGGGCTGCTGGGGGGCGGTACATGA
- the frc gene encoding formyl-CoA transferase, with amino-acid sequence MTATSAKALEGIRVLDMTHVQSGPSATQLLAWLGADVVKLEAPTGDITRKQLRDLPDVDSLYFTMLNCNKRSITLNTKTERGKEILTELIRRSDVMVENFGPGAVDRMGFTWDRIQEINPRIVYASIKGFGEGPYTNFKAYEVVAQAMGGSMSTTGFEDGPPLATGAQIGDSGTGVHAVAGILAALYQRERTGRGQRVNVAMQHAVLNLCRVKLRDQQRLAHGPLAEYPNEDFGDEVPRSGNASGGGQPGWAVKCAPGGPNDYVYVIVQPVGWQPISELIGRPELAEDPEWATPEARLPKLNKMFQLIEEWSSTLPKWEVLERLNAHNIPCGPILSTREIIEDRSLAANEMVVTVPHPERGEFVTVGSPLKLSDSPVEVTSSPLLGEHNEEVYVGELGLGDEEVRLLKSNGVI; translated from the coding sequence ATGACAGCTACCTCCGCCAAAGCCCTCGAAGGCATCCGCGTCCTGGACATGACCCACGTCCAGTCCGGGCCCTCCGCGACCCAGCTGCTCGCCTGGCTCGGCGCGGACGTCGTCAAGCTGGAGGCGCCGACCGGCGACATCACGCGCAAGCAGCTGCGTGACCTGCCGGACGTCGACTCCCTCTACTTCACGATGCTCAACTGCAACAAGCGGAGCATCACCCTCAACACCAAGACCGAGCGCGGCAAGGAGATCCTCACCGAGCTGATCCGGCGCTCGGACGTCATGGTCGAGAACTTCGGCCCGGGCGCGGTCGACCGGATGGGCTTCACCTGGGACCGCATCCAGGAGATCAATCCACGAATCGTCTATGCCTCCATCAAGGGGTTCGGCGAGGGCCCGTACACCAACTTCAAAGCGTACGAGGTCGTCGCGCAGGCCATGGGCGGGTCGATGTCGACCACCGGTTTCGAGGACGGGCCGCCGCTGGCGACGGGGGCCCAGATCGGGGACTCGGGGACGGGTGTGCACGCCGTGGCGGGCATCCTCGCCGCGCTCTACCAACGGGAGCGCACCGGGCGCGGGCAGCGGGTCAACGTGGCCATGCAGCACGCTGTACTGAACCTGTGCCGGGTGAAACTGCGGGACCAGCAGCGCCTGGCACACGGGCCGCTCGCCGAATATCCCAACGAGGACTTCGGCGACGAGGTTCCCAGGTCCGGAAACGCGTCCGGCGGCGGCCAGCCCGGCTGGGCGGTCAAGTGCGCGCCGGGCGGCCCGAACGACTACGTGTACGTCATCGTGCAGCCCGTCGGCTGGCAGCCCATCAGCGAGCTCATCGGCCGGCCCGAACTGGCCGAAGACCCCGAGTGGGCGACGCCCGAGGCACGCCTGCCCAAGCTCAACAAGATGTTCCAGCTGATCGAGGAGTGGTCCTCGACGCTGCCCAAGTGGGAGGTGCTGGAGCGGCTCAACGCGCACAACATCCCGTGCGGGCCGATCCTGTCCACCAGGGAGATCATCGAGGACCGGTCGCTGGCCGCCAACGAGATGGTCGTCACCGTCCCGCACCCCGAGCGCGGCGAGTTCGTCACCGTCGGCAGCCCGCTCAAGCTGTCCGACTCCCCCGTCGAGGTGACCAGCTCACCTCTCCTCGGCGAGCACAACGAAGAGGTCTACGTCGGCGAACTCGGCCTCGGCGACGAGGAAGTACGCCTGCTCAAGTCGAACGGAGTGATCTGA